In Syntrophales bacterium, a single window of DNA contains:
- the recR gene encoding recombination mediator RecR encodes MRGYAPPIRRLIGELSRFPGIGEKTATRLATFILRASDDDARRLAQSIIEVKEKIRFCSVCFNLSEGNLCEICKDTTRDRKIICVVEEPNSLMAIEESGSFSGTYHVLHGILSPLDGIGPDQLKLRELLERVSNDKVKEIILATNPSVQGESTALLVTKLVRDKGIEVTRIALGVPVGGDLKYMDKMTLAKAIEFRRGM; translated from the coding sequence ATGAGAGGCTATGCTCCTCCAATAAGACGTCTGATTGGTGAACTCAGCAGGTTTCCCGGAATAGGGGAGAAGACTGCAACGAGATTGGCTACATTTATCCTTCGTGCCTCTGATGATGATGCGAGAAGGCTTGCTCAAAGCATTATTGAAGTCAAGGAGAAAATCCGGTTCTGTTCCGTCTGCTTCAATCTGTCAGAAGGAAACCTTTGTGAAATATGTAAAGATACCACAAGGGATAGAAAAATAATATGTGTGGTAGAGGAACCGAATTCACTGATGGCAATAGAAGAGAGCGGCAGCTTCAGTGGCACGTACCATGTCCTTCATGGAATTTTGTCGCCGCTTGACGGGATCGGACCTGACCAACTGAAACTGAGGGAACTTTTAGAGAGGGTATCGAACGATAAGGTTAAGGAGATTATTTTAGCAACCAATCCAAGCGTTCAGGGTGAATCGACAGCACTGCTCGTCACTAAACTTGTCAGGGATAAAGGAATAGAAGTGACCAGGATTGCCCTTGGTGTACCGGTAGGTGGAGACCTAAAATATATGGACAAGATGACACTGGCAAAGGCTATTGAATTCCGTCGAGGGATGTAA